The following coding sequences are from one Phycisphaerales bacterium window:
- a CDS encoding SpoIIE family protein phosphatase translates to MAKVKKAEQPVSDLLLEPIDGPNIDQIRISSKSPAIIGRARESQVMLADKTVSRQHAEVYYRDGSWYISDLGGRNGVELNGIRLPVKEPAELAQDDLCLIGPWTLRVIVNPSLQTNTLPTDDGTSNQIRVARVNDNQLGSMAQHRLERLIDCAARINAAENVTDLANVAAEDAVEGSGYHRAALLSAASRDGEVTVLGLFDSDGADGSEDFVFSRSLLNEASSGHMACMMADSAMNYGQSIADLNIHSALCAPVHIGSSVAAYLYLDARSRESEVRSDAMGFCQAVSRILGLALANFKRLELERRQKSLEVDLAAAREAQQFMTPAEEGSLGNLTYASIMRPGRHASGDLFDLVPLPDGRAAVLVGDVSGKGVGAAILMAAAQSFLHATLIRYGDPGEAVTQLNRYVTERSALNRFLSLWVGVIDVKSNQLSYVDAGHGHWMRCQSGGSCWTPDRPTGLLVGIEEDSEYKSEVTDLQVGERIILFSDGVVEQPDLSGSQFGMDRVIDIVKSNQSPIQDIEQIFTDLQSFAQRPQLADDTTIVSVAIH, encoded by the coding sequence ATGGCAAAAGTAAAAAAGGCGGAACAACCGGTCTCCGACCTTCTCCTTGAACCAATTGATGGCCCGAACATCGATCAGATAAGAATCTCTTCCAAATCACCAGCGATCATTGGCCGTGCCAGAGAATCACAAGTCATGCTGGCAGACAAGACGGTCTCTCGTCAGCATGCAGAGGTCTATTATCGTGATGGCAGTTGGTACATCAGTGACTTGGGCGGTCGCAACGGGGTTGAGCTCAATGGCATCCGTCTTCCAGTCAAAGAGCCAGCTGAACTGGCGCAAGATGATCTGTGCCTGATTGGCCCCTGGACACTACGTGTCATTGTCAATCCCAGCTTGCAAACAAATACGTTGCCAACGGATGATGGCACCAGTAATCAGATACGGGTTGCCCGTGTGAACGACAACCAGCTTGGCAGTATGGCCCAGCATCGACTCGAACGACTGATCGACTGCGCGGCCCGAATCAATGCTGCTGAGAATGTGACCGATTTAGCGAATGTTGCCGCTGAGGACGCTGTGGAGGGCAGTGGTTATCACCGAGCTGCATTGTTAAGCGCCGCGAGCCGGGATGGCGAAGTAACCGTCTTGGGGCTCTTTGATTCAGATGGTGCTGATGGGTCTGAAGATTTTGTTTTTAGCCGTTCCTTACTGAATGAAGCATCGAGCGGGCACATGGCTTGCATGATGGCTGACAGTGCCATGAACTATGGCCAGAGCATTGCCGATCTCAATATTCACTCCGCGCTCTGCGCACCAGTACACATAGGTAGCTCGGTCGCTGCGTACCTCTATTTGGATGCGCGCAGTCGTGAATCGGAAGTTCGGTCAGATGCCATGGGGTTTTGTCAGGCGGTTTCGAGAATTCTGGGTTTGGCTCTAGCCAACTTTAAACGTCTTGAGCTGGAGCGAAGGCAAAAGAGTCTTGAAGTTGATCTCGCAGCGGCACGAGAAGCGCAGCAGTTTATGACTCCTGCGGAAGAGGGTTCTTTAGGAAACTTGACCTATGCATCGATTATGCGCCCAGGGCGACACGCTTCGGGTGATCTCTTCGATCTTGTTCCTTTGCCAGATGGTCGAGCGGCGGTTCTGGTTGGAGATGTGAGTGGCAAGGGTGTTGGCGCGGCAATCCTAATGGCAGCAGCGCAATCGTTTCTACATGCCACGCTCATCCGATATGGTGATCCTGGCGAGGCTGTAACTCAGCTCAATAGGTATGTGACTGAGCGTTCGGCTCTGAATCGCTTTTTGTCACTGTGGGTTGGCGTCATTGATGTAAAGTCGAACCAACTTTCCTATGTTGATGCTGGCCACGGGCACTGGATGCGATGCCAATCTGGTGGATCGTGTTGGACACCCGATCGCCCAACTGGATTACTGGTTGGTATTGAGGAAGACAGTGAGTACAAAAGCGAAGTCACAGATCTTCAGGTCGGCGAGCGAATCATCTTATTCAGTGACGGGGTTGTTGAGCAGCCGGATCTCAGTGGAAGTCAATTTGGAATGGATCGTGTGATTGATATTGTCAAAAGCAATCAGTCGCCCATCCAAGATATTGAACAGATTTTTACTGATCTGCAGTCCTTTGCGCAGCGGCCACAGTTAGCTGATGACACGACCATTGTCTCTGTGGCGATTCACTAA